A part of Pseudoliparis swirei isolate HS2019 ecotype Mariana Trench chromosome 8, NWPU_hadal_v1, whole genome shotgun sequence genomic DNA contains:
- the LOC130197525 gene encoding solute carrier family 12 member 7-like isoform X2, translating into MISRSLGPEFGGAVGLCFYLGTTFAGSMYILGTIEILLIYIAPKAPMFEELSNNMRVYGTCCLLLMALVVFVGVKYVNKLSLVFLAWVVLSILATYAGAIKTIIEPPEINTCLLGNRSLKNYMFKTCAKTALVKNVTAFTELWSIFCESDDANATCDEYFTLNNLTEIQAIPGLLSGVINDNLWGEYGPANTNIEKKSQPSVQVQDSSGDTSMPYVSNDIATYFTLLVGIYFPSVTGIMAGSNRSGDLRDAQRSIPVGTIMAILTTSFIYISFVVLFGACIEGVVLRDKFGYSVNKTPVIGILAWPSPWVIVIGAFFSCCGAGLQSLTGAPRLLQAIARDEIIPFLQVFGHGKANGEPTWALLLTVGICEIGILIASLDAVAPILSMFFLMCYLFVNLACAVQTLLCTPNWRPRFKFYHWTLSFLGMSLCLSLMFISSWYYALVAMVIAGCLYKYIEYRGAVKEWGDGIRGLSLNAARYALIRLEEVPLHTKNWRPQLLVLCKLDSDLGVKHPRLLSFTTQLKAGKGLTIVSSVLEGTFMTRGNEAKTGEKNLKATMAAEKMKGFSHVVVSSNLRDGFSLLIQSAGLGGMKHNAVLMAWPTGWTEARDASARRNFIETVRETTAAQQALLVAKNIDHFPGNQDRLKEGTIDVWWIVHDGGLLMLLPFLLSQHKVWRKCKMRIFTVAHMEDNSIQMKKDLQMFLYHLRLDAVVEVVEMHESDISAFTYEKTLVMEQRSQLLKQMQLSRTEREREAQLIHDRNTASHSATNDRDAGAPPNRVQMTWTKEKLVNERNRHREGMDVKDLFNMRPEWENLNQSNVRRMHTAVKLNEVVLKKSRDSQLVLLNMPGPPKNKKGDSNYMEFLEVLMDGLDRVLLVRGGGREVITIYS; encoded by the exons ATGATCTCCAGATCTCTGGGGCCTGAGTTTGGAGGAGCGGTGGGTCTCTGTTTCTACCTGGGAACCACCTTCGCTGGATCCATGTACATACTGGGCACCATTGAGATTCTGCTG ATCTACATCGCTCCGAAGGCACCGATGTTTGAAGAACTGTCCAACAATATGCGTGTGTATGGCACATGCTGCCTGCTCCTGATGGCACTGGTAGTATTTGTAGGGGTGAA GTATGTTAACAAACTGTCTCTGGTGTTTCTGGCCTGGGTGGTTCTTTCCATCTTGGCCACTTACGCAGGAGCCATCAAGACGATCATTGAACCACCGGAGATTAA CACCTGTCTGTTGGGAAACCGATCTCTGAAGAACTATATGTTTAAGACGTGTGCCAAGACTGCGCTCGTGAAAAACGTCACAGCATTCACAGAGCTGTGGAGCATCTTCTGCGAAAGCGACGATGCCAATGCAACCTGTGATGAATACTTCACCCTCAACAACCTGACGGAAATACAGGCCATACCGGGGCTACTGAGCGGGGTTATCAATG ACAACCTGTGGGGCGAATACGGTCCAGCTAATACCAACATAGAAAAGAAAAGCCAGCCTTCAGTGCAAGTCCAGGACTCGTCCGGGGACACGTCCATGCCCTACGTCTCCAATGATATCGCAACCTACTTCACTCTGCTGGTGGGAATATACTTCCCCTCCGTCACAG GTATCATGGCCGGCTCCAATAGGTCTGGTGATCTCAGAGACGCTCAGAGGTCCATCCCAGTAGGAACCATAATGGCCATTCTAACCACTTCGTTCATTT ACATCTCCTTTGTGGTCTTGTTTGGAGCCTGTATTGAAGGAGTGGTGCTGAGAGACAA GTTCGGTTACTCTGTGAACAAAACCCCGGTCATTGGCATTCTGGCCTGGCCGTCGCCCTGGGTGATTGTGATTGGCGCGTTTTTCTCCTGCTgcggggcggggcttcagagccTCACTGGCGCCCCCCGGCTGTTGCAGGCCATCGCTCGGGATGAAATCATCCCATTTTTGCAG gtgttcgGTCATGGGAAGGCTAATGGGGAGCCCACCTGGGCTCTGTTGCTGACAGTGGGGATCTGTGAGATCGGGATCCTCATCGCTTCTCTGGACGCCGTGGCCCCCATCCTCTCCAT GTTTTTCCTCATGTGCTATCTGTTTGTGAACCTGGCCTGTGCTGTTCAGACTTTGCTCTGTACCCCGAACTGGAGGCCTCGCTTCAAGTTCTATCACTG GACCCTGTCCTTCTTGGGGATGagcctgtgtctctctctcatgttcaTCTCCTCCTGGTACTACGCcctggttgccatggtgataGCCGGTTGTCTCTACAAGTACATTGAGTACAGAGG GGCAGTGAAGGAATGGGGAGATGGGATCAGAGGTctgtccctgaatgcagcacgCTACGCTCTCATCCGCCTGGAGGAAGTGCCGCTCCACACCAAAAACTGGAG gcctcagctgctggtgttgtgtAAGTTGGACTCCGACCTGGGGGTGAAGCACCCTCGCCTCCTGTCATTCACGACGCAGCTCAAAGCGGGAAAGGGGCTGACCATCGTCAGCTCGGTCCTGGAGGGAACCTTCATGACCCGGGGAAACGAAGCCAAGACGGGAGAGAAG AACTTGAAAGCGACCATGGCAGCAGAGAAGATGAAGGGTTTCTCCCACGTTGTGGTGTCTTCCAACCTGCGAGACGGCTTCTCCCTGCTCATCCAGTCAGCGGGATTGGGAGGAATGAAACACAACGCCGTCCTGATGGCCTGGCCCACGGGTTGGACTGAGGCCCGGGACGCCTCCGCGAGGAGGAACTTCATTG aAACGGTGAGAGAGACGACGGCGGCCCAACAGGCTCTGCTGGTTGCCAAGAACATCGACCATTTCCCTGGCAACCAAGATCGTCTGAAGGAGGGAACCATCGATGTGTGGTGGATCGTACACGATGGTGGACTGCTCATGCTGCTCCCATTTCTACTGAGTCaacacaag GTGTGGAGGAAATGTAAAATGCGAATCTTCACGGTGGCCCATATGGAGGACAATTCCATCCAGATGAAGAAGGATCTCCAGATGTTTCTCTACCATCTACGTCTGGATGCTGTGGTGGAGGTGGTAGAAATG CATGAAAGCGACATCTCAGCCTTCACCTATGAGAAGACACTGGTGATGGAGCAGAGGTCTCAACTGCTCAAACAGATGCAGCTGTCCCGcaccgagagggagagagag GCCCAGTTGATCCACGATCGGAATACGGCGTCTCATTCCGCAACCAATGACAGAGATGCAGGTGCACCGCCGAACCGTGTCCAAATGACCTGGACCAAAGAGAAACTGGTCAACGAGAGGAACAGACACAGAGAAGGCATGGACGTTAAAGACCTCTTCAACATGAGGCC CGAGTGGGAGAATCT CAACCAGTCCAACGTGCGTAGGATGCACACGGCCGTGAAGCTGAACGAGGTCGTGCTCAAGAAGTCCCGCGACTCGCAGCTGGTCTTGCTCAACATGCCGGGCCCACCGAAGAACAAGAAAGGGGACAGCAACT ATATGGAGTTCCTGGAGGTCCTGATGGACGGCCTGGACCGCGTCCTGTTAGTTCGTGGAGGGGGTCGGGAGGTCATCACCATCTACTCGTAG